One genomic window of Saccopteryx bilineata isolate mSacBil1 chromosome 4, mSacBil1_pri_phased_curated, whole genome shotgun sequence includes the following:
- the NEURL1B gene encoding E3 ubiquitin-protein ligase NEURL1B isoform X1: MGNTVHRTLPDSSPPTRFLGTRPCCGPGPERRPVLGEAPRFHAQAKGKNVRLDGHSRRATRRNSFCNGVTFTQRPIRLYEQVRLRLVAVRPGWSGALRFGFTVHDPSLMSPQDIPKYACPDLVTRPGYWAKALPENLALRDTVLAYWADRHGRVFYSVNDGEPVLFHCGVAVGGPLWALIDVYGITDEVQLLESAFADTLPPARLSQARFSACPPPSSLDAANFDNNELENNQVVAKLGHLALSRAPGPPPADTVASAIPCGPRERPRPASSPALLEADLRFHVTRGPDVSLSADRKVACAPRPDGGRTLVFSERPLRPGESLFVEVGRPGMAAPGVLAFGITSCDPGGLRPAELPSDPDALLDRKEYWVVARAGPVQNGGDALSFTLQPGGDVHLGVNGRPRGRLLCVDTTQALWAFFTVRGGVAGQLRLLGTLQSSPAIPSPSGSLSGSQDDSDSDMAFSVNQSSSASESSLVTAPSSPLSPPVSPVFPPPEPAGSKNGECTVCFDGEVDTVIYTCGHMCLCHSCGLRLKRQARACCPICRRPIKDVIKIYRP, translated from the exons ATGGGCAACACGGTGCACAGGACCCTGCCAG ATTCGAGCCCTCCAACCCGTTTCCTGGGCACCCGGCCGTGCTGCGGGCCTGGCCCCGAGCGGCGCCCAGTCCTGGGCGAAGCCCCGCGCTTCCATGCTCAGGCCAAGGGCAAGAACGTGCGGCTGGATGGCCACTCGCGCCGGGCCACGCGGCGCAACAGCTTCTGCAACGGGGTCACGTTCACGCAGCGGCCCATCCGGCTGTACGAACAGGTACGGCTGCGCCTGGTGGCCGTGCGCCCAGGCTGGAGCGGTGCACTGCGCTTCGGCTTCACCGTGCACGACCCGTCGCTGATGAGCCCACAGGACATCCCCAAGTACGCCTGCCCAGACCTCGTCACGCGGCCCGGCTACTGGGCCAAGGCACTGCCTGAGAACCTGGCACTGCGTGACACCGTGCTGGCTTACTGGGCGGACCGCCACGGCCGCGTGTTCTACAGTGTCAATGACGGTGAGCCTGTGCTCTTCCACTGCGGCGTGGCCGTGGGCGGCCCGCTCTGGGCGCTCATCGATGTCTACGGCATCACTGACGAGGTGCAGCTCCTCG AGAGCGCATTCGCCGATACGCTGCCGCCCGCGCGTCTGAGCCAGGCCCGCTTCAGCGCCTGCCCGCCGCCCAGCAGCCTCGACGCCGCCAACTTCGACAACAACGAGCTGGAGAACAACCAGGTGGTGGCCAAGCTGGGCCACCTGGCGCTGAGCCGCGCCCCAGGTCCACCGCCCGCCGACACCGTGGCCTCCGCCATCCCGTGCGGGCCCCGCGAGCGCCCGCGGCCTGCGTCGTCCCCCGCGCTGCTCGAAGCCGATCTGCGCTTCCACGTGACGCGCGGGCCGGACGTGAGTCTGTCCGCCGACCGCAAGGTGGCCTGCGCGCCGCGGCCCGATGGTGGCCGCACGCTCGTCTTCTCGGAGCGCCCGCTGCGGCCCGGGGAGAGCCTCTTCGTGGAGGTGGGCCGCCCGGGGATGGCGGCGCCCGGCGTGCTGGCCTTCGGCATCACGTCGTGCGACCCGGGCGGGCTCCGGCCCGCCGAGCTGCCCTCCGACCCCGACGCGCTGCTCGACCGCAAGGAGTACTGGGTGGTGGCGCGCGCCGGGCCGGTGCAGAACGGCGGCGACGCGCTCAGCTTCACGCTGCAGCCCGGTGGCGACGTGCACCTGGGTGTCAACGGGCGCCCGCGCGGCCGGCTGCTGTGCGTGGACACCACGCAGGCGCTCTGGGCCTTCTTCACCGTGCGTGGCGGCGTCGCCGGCCAGCTGCGCCTTCTTG GCACCCTGCAATCCAGCCCTGCAATCCCGTCTCCATCAGGGTCCCTCAGTGGCTCCCAGGACGATAGCGATTCCGATATGGCCTTCAGTGTCAACCAGTCCTCTTCGGCCTCCGAGTCATCCCTGG TGACAGCCCCCAGCTCCCCGCTGAGCCCCCCGGTGTCCCCTGTGTTCCCCCCACCGGAGCCAGCAGGCAGCAAGAATGGCGAGTGCACGGTGTGCTTTGACGGCGAAGTGGACACGGTCATCTACACCTGTGGACATATGTGCCTGTGTCACAGCTGCGGCCTGCGGCTCAAGAGGCAGGCCCGGGCCTGCTGCCCCATCTGCCGGCGGCCCATAAAAGATGTCATTAAGATCTATAGGCCGTAG
- the NEURL1B gene encoding E3 ubiquitin-protein ligase NEURL1B isoform X3 produces MGNTVHRTLPDSSPPTRFLGTRPCCGPGPERRPVLGEAPRFHAQAKGKNVRLDGHSRRATRRNSFCNGVTFTQRPIRLYEQVRLRLVAVRPGWSGALRFGFTVHDPSLMSPQDIPKYACPDLVTRPGYWAKALPENLALRDTVLAYWADRHGRVFYSVNDGEPVLFHCGVAVGGPLWALIDVYGITDEVQLLGTLQSSPAIPSPSGSLSGSQDDSDSDMAFSVNQSSSASESSLVTAPSSPLSPPVSPVFPPPEPAGSKNGECTVCFDGEVDTVIYTCGHMCLCHSCGLRLKRQARACCPICRRPIKDVIKIYRP; encoded by the exons ATGGGCAACACGGTGCACAGGACCCTGCCAG ATTCGAGCCCTCCAACCCGTTTCCTGGGCACCCGGCCGTGCTGCGGGCCTGGCCCCGAGCGGCGCCCAGTCCTGGGCGAAGCCCCGCGCTTCCATGCTCAGGCCAAGGGCAAGAACGTGCGGCTGGATGGCCACTCGCGCCGGGCCACGCGGCGCAACAGCTTCTGCAACGGGGTCACGTTCACGCAGCGGCCCATCCGGCTGTACGAACAGGTACGGCTGCGCCTGGTGGCCGTGCGCCCAGGCTGGAGCGGTGCACTGCGCTTCGGCTTCACCGTGCACGACCCGTCGCTGATGAGCCCACAGGACATCCCCAAGTACGCCTGCCCAGACCTCGTCACGCGGCCCGGCTACTGGGCCAAGGCACTGCCTGAGAACCTGGCACTGCGTGACACCGTGCTGGCTTACTGGGCGGACCGCCACGGCCGCGTGTTCTACAGTGTCAATGACGGTGAGCCTGTGCTCTTCCACTGCGGCGTGGCCGTGGGCGGCCCGCTCTGGGCGCTCATCGATGTCTACGGCATCACTGACGAGGTGCAGCTCCTCG GCACCCTGCAATCCAGCCCTGCAATCCCGTCTCCATCAGGGTCCCTCAGTGGCTCCCAGGACGATAGCGATTCCGATATGGCCTTCAGTGTCAACCAGTCCTCTTCGGCCTCCGAGTCATCCCTGG TGACAGCCCCCAGCTCCCCGCTGAGCCCCCCGGTGTCCCCTGTGTTCCCCCCACCGGAGCCAGCAGGCAGCAAGAATGGCGAGTGCACGGTGTGCTTTGACGGCGAAGTGGACACGGTCATCTACACCTGTGGACATATGTGCCTGTGTCACAGCTGCGGCCTGCGGCTCAAGAGGCAGGCCCGGGCCTGCTGCCCCATCTGCCGGCGGCCCATAAAAGATGTCATTAAGATCTATAGGCCGTAG
- the NEURL1B gene encoding E3 ubiquitin-protein ligase NEURL1B isoform X2, translated as MGNTVHRTLPDSSPPTRFLGTRPCCGPGPERRPVLGEAPRFHAQAKGKNVRLDGHSRRATRRNSFCNGVTFTQRPIRLYEQVRLRLVAVRPGWSGALRFGFTVHDPSLMSPQDIPKYACPDLVTRPGYWAKALPENLALRDTVLAYWADRHGRVFYSVNDESAFADTLPPARLSQARFSACPPPSSLDAANFDNNELENNQVVAKLGHLALSRAPGPPPADTVASAIPCGPRERPRPASSPALLEADLRFHVTRGPDVSLSADRKVACAPRPDGGRTLVFSERPLRPGESLFVEVGRPGMAAPGVLAFGITSCDPGGLRPAELPSDPDALLDRKEYWVVARAGPVQNGGDALSFTLQPGGDVHLGVNGRPRGRLLCVDTTQALWAFFTVRGGVAGQLRLLGTLQSSPAIPSPSGSLSGSQDDSDSDMAFSVNQSSSASESSLVTAPSSPLSPPVSPVFPPPEPAGSKNGECTVCFDGEVDTVIYTCGHMCLCHSCGLRLKRQARACCPICRRPIKDVIKIYRP; from the exons ATGGGCAACACGGTGCACAGGACCCTGCCAG ATTCGAGCCCTCCAACCCGTTTCCTGGGCACCCGGCCGTGCTGCGGGCCTGGCCCCGAGCGGCGCCCAGTCCTGGGCGAAGCCCCGCGCTTCCATGCTCAGGCCAAGGGCAAGAACGTGCGGCTGGATGGCCACTCGCGCCGGGCCACGCGGCGCAACAGCTTCTGCAACGGGGTCACGTTCACGCAGCGGCCCATCCGGCTGTACGAACAGGTACGGCTGCGCCTGGTGGCCGTGCGCCCAGGCTGGAGCGGTGCACTGCGCTTCGGCTTCACCGTGCACGACCCGTCGCTGATGAGCCCACAGGACATCCCCAAGTACGCCTGCCCAGACCTCGTCACGCGGCCCGGCTACTGGGCCAAGGCACTGCCTGAGAACCTGGCACTGCGTGACACCGTGCTGGCTTACTGGGCGGACCGCCACGGCCGCGTGTTCTACAGTGTCAATGACG AGAGCGCATTCGCCGATACGCTGCCGCCCGCGCGTCTGAGCCAGGCCCGCTTCAGCGCCTGCCCGCCGCCCAGCAGCCTCGACGCCGCCAACTTCGACAACAACGAGCTGGAGAACAACCAGGTGGTGGCCAAGCTGGGCCACCTGGCGCTGAGCCGCGCCCCAGGTCCACCGCCCGCCGACACCGTGGCCTCCGCCATCCCGTGCGGGCCCCGCGAGCGCCCGCGGCCTGCGTCGTCCCCCGCGCTGCTCGAAGCCGATCTGCGCTTCCACGTGACGCGCGGGCCGGACGTGAGTCTGTCCGCCGACCGCAAGGTGGCCTGCGCGCCGCGGCCCGATGGTGGCCGCACGCTCGTCTTCTCGGAGCGCCCGCTGCGGCCCGGGGAGAGCCTCTTCGTGGAGGTGGGCCGCCCGGGGATGGCGGCGCCCGGCGTGCTGGCCTTCGGCATCACGTCGTGCGACCCGGGCGGGCTCCGGCCCGCCGAGCTGCCCTCCGACCCCGACGCGCTGCTCGACCGCAAGGAGTACTGGGTGGTGGCGCGCGCCGGGCCGGTGCAGAACGGCGGCGACGCGCTCAGCTTCACGCTGCAGCCCGGTGGCGACGTGCACCTGGGTGTCAACGGGCGCCCGCGCGGCCGGCTGCTGTGCGTGGACACCACGCAGGCGCTCTGGGCCTTCTTCACCGTGCGTGGCGGCGTCGCCGGCCAGCTGCGCCTTCTTG GCACCCTGCAATCCAGCCCTGCAATCCCGTCTCCATCAGGGTCCCTCAGTGGCTCCCAGGACGATAGCGATTCCGATATGGCCTTCAGTGTCAACCAGTCCTCTTCGGCCTCCGAGTCATCCCTGG TGACAGCCCCCAGCTCCCCGCTGAGCCCCCCGGTGTCCCCTGTGTTCCCCCCACCGGAGCCAGCAGGCAGCAAGAATGGCGAGTGCACGGTGTGCTTTGACGGCGAAGTGGACACGGTCATCTACACCTGTGGACATATGTGCCTGTGTCACAGCTGCGGCCTGCGGCTCAAGAGGCAGGCCCGGGCCTGCTGCCCCATCTGCCGGCGGCCCATAAAAGATGTCATTAAGATCTATAGGCCGTAG